In one window of Erythrolamprus reginae isolate rEryReg1 chromosome 1, rEryReg1.hap1, whole genome shotgun sequence DNA:
- the BAG2 gene encoding BAG family molecular chaperone regulator 2: MAQAKVGNAKNSGGGGEATPQPGAGQQPRGRFFRSTSMADRSSRLLECLDQLERRVEALRDAAASMEQEKETLLEMIHNIQNSQDMRNISEGEREELNLTAKRLMGRTITVEVSVETIRNPQQQESLLRATQMIDEIVNKLLDDLEDSKSRLISLYGACTSETPSGAVDQKFQSVVIGCAIEDQKKIKRRLETLLRNIDNSEKSIMLLENQKTTSVQLCNNGKH, translated from the exons ATGGCCCAGGCCAAGGTCGGCAACGCCAAGAACAGCGGAGGAGGCGGAGAGGCAACCCCGCAGCCGGGCGCGGGTCAGCAGCCGCGAGGTCGCTTCTTCCGCTCCACCTCCATGGCGGACCGCTCCAGCCGCTTGCTCGAATGTCTGGACCAGCTGGAGCGGAG aGTTGAAGCTTTGCGTGATGCAGCAGCTTCAatggaacaagaaaaagaaactcTTTTGGAAATGATCCATAATATACAGAACAGCCAGGATATGAGGAATATTAGTGAAG GTGAAAGAGAAGAACTTAATCTGACTGCCAAGCGCCTTATGGGCCGAACCATCACAGTGGAGGTTTCGGTGGAAACCATACGAAATCCTCAGCAGCAGGAATCCCTGTTGCGGGCTACCCAGATGATTGATGAAATAGTCAATAAACTCTTGGATGATTTGGAAGACTCAAAGAGCCGGTTAATATCACTTTACGGAGCTTGTACATCTGAGACGCCATCAGGAGCTGTTGATCAAAAATTTCAGTCTGTTGTAATTGGATGCGCCATAGAAGATCAGAAGAAAATTAAGAGACGGCTAGAGACTCTGCTTAGAAATATAGACAACTCTGAAAAGTCCATCATGCTTCTAGAAAACCAAAAGACAACTTCAGTGCAACTCTGCAACAATGGAAAACATTAA
- the RAB23 gene encoding ras-related protein Rab-23, producing MLEEDLEVAIKVVVVGNGAVGKSSMIQRYCKGIFTKDYKKTIGVDFLEREMQVNDEDVRLMLWDTAGQEEFDAITKAYYRGAQACVLVFSTVDRESFEAIPTWREKVVSEVGEIPTVLVQNKIDLLDYSCIKNEEAEALAKKLKLRFYRASVMEDLNVTEVFRYLAEKYLQKLKQRIMEDPEVVQTSSNRIGVFNTAGGSHSGQNSNLLNGGDVINLRPNKQRTKKSRSPFSGCSLL from the exons ATGCTGGAAGAAGATTTGGAGGTGGCCATCAAGGTTGTTGTAGTTGGAAATGGAGCTGTTGGGAAATCTAGTATGATCCAGAGATACTGCAAAGGAATTTTTACAAAAGACTATAAAAAAACAATTGGAGTTGATTTCTTGGAAAGAGAAATGCA aGTCAATGATGAAGATGTCCGGTTAATGCTATGGGATACAGCAGGCCAAGAAGAATTTGATGCAATTACTAAAGCCTATTATAGAG GAGCCCAAGCTTGTGTGCTTGTGTTTTCAACCGTTGATAGGGAATCTTTTGAAGCAATTCCTACCTGGAGAGAGAAAGTTGTATCTGAAGTCGGAGAAATTCCCacagttcttgttcagaataagATTGACCTTCTGGATTATTCTTGTATTAAAAA TGAAGAAGCAGAGGCGCTTGCAAAAAAGCTAAAATTAAGATTTTATCGGGCATCTGTAATGGAAGACTTAAATGTAACAGAAG TTTTTAGATATTTGGCTGAGAAGTACCTTCAAAAACTTAAGCAACGAATAATGGAAGATCCAGAAGTTGTACAGACAAGCAGTAATAGAATTG GTGTTTTCAATACAGCAGGTGGAAGTCATTCTGGCCAGAATTCCAACTTGCTTAACGGAGGTGATGTCATCAACCTTAGGCCAAACAAACAAAGGACCAAGAAAAGCCGAAGCCCTTTCAGTGGCTGCAGCTTACTCTAG